The Legionella spiritensis DNA segment CCTGATCAAACAGACAGGGGCCCAGGTAATAGCCCTGGGTGTGTCGCGGATGCTGGAAATTCCGCCCGTCGATCAATAGGGACGCTCCTTCCGTGACGCCCTGCTCAATGGCTTCAAGTACCCGCTGTCGATGAGCTTGACTGACCAATGGACCCATATCGCAGTTGTCCACATCACCCGCATCGATACGAATGTTGTTTATCTGTGGAATTAACCGCTCCAGCAGCCTTTCCGCCGTGTCATCGCCAACGGTTACGACCACTGACAGAGCCATACATCGTTCTCCGGCCGAACCATAGCCCGCTCCGGCAATCGTTTGAGCCGCCTGTTCCATATCCGCGTCCGGCATGACGACGCCATGATTTTTCGCACCTCCGAACGTGTGGGCCCGTTTCCCGTGGGCAGTTGCCGTTTTGTATATGTATTCGGCAACAGGAGTGGATGCCACTGCGGTGAAGGCTTTGATATCCGGATGGGTCAACAGTTGATCCACGGTTGTTTTATCGCCATGAACGCAATTGACAACGCCGGGAGGCAATCCGGCATCGCTTAACAACTCGAGCAGGCGAACGGGGGCGGAAGGATCCTGTTCCGACGGTTTAAGGATGAAGGTATTGCCGCACGCAATGGCCGGGATCATCATCCAGACCGGAACCATAACCGGAAAATTAAATGGCGAAACCCCGGCACATACCCCCAGGGACTGCCGGATGGTCTGGCAATCGATATGAGTGGCCACATCACTTGAGAAGCTGCCTTGCAACTGCTGGATAATACCGCAGTGAAACTCCACTACCTCAATCCCTCTGGCTACGGAGCCTCGGGCGTCATCCAGTGTTTTACCATGCTCTCTTG contains these protein-coding regions:
- a CDS encoding CoA-acylating methylmalonate-semialdehyde dehydrogenase, producing the protein MAYSVHHYINGEPHAGDSSSQIRTIYNPALGEAVGEVRFADKNTCDLAVETARKAWESWSETTPVKRARVLFKFRDLLEKHQTELASIVTREHGKTLDDARGSVARGIEVVEFHCGIIQQLQGSFSSDVATHIDCQTIRQSLGVCAGVSPFNFPVMVPVWMMIPAIACGNTFILKPSEQDPSAPVRLLELLSDAGLPPGVVNCVHGDKTTVDQLLTHPDIKAFTAVASTPVAEYIYKTATAHGKRAHTFGGAKNHGVVMPDADMEQAAQTIAGAGYGSAGERCMALSVVVTVGDDTAERLLERLIPQINNIRIDAGDVDNCDMGPLVSQAHRQRVLEAIEQGVTEGASLLIDGRNFQHPRHTQGYYLGPCLFDQVTEAMSIYQNEIFGPVLCIIRTRNFEQALSLVNRHQYGNGTAIFTRDGYTAREYSRRVQAGMVGINIPIPVPVASHPFGGWKRSSFGDTNMHGPESIHFYTRRKSITSKWPVSKVSASAFTMPTHD